One genomic window of Thermorudis peleae includes the following:
- a CDS encoding TadE family protein produces the protein MMQVQRAITAVATTVRQWRRALPGQNLVEFAAASLILISMILGTIEFGWAFFVKNQIVNAAREGARWAAVHGNGCYTNAWNQTCSQPVTASSIQAQVQSYVQSKVVIPNPNSVQVTVSAPDGDPLDPGKHVQVQVQYSFTPLVGFAIRVPSIPMQATSTMIVHY, from the coding sequence ATGATGCAGGTACAGCGGGCGATCACTGCCGTGGCAACAACTGTGCGTCAGTGGCGGCGAGCGCTGCCAGGGCAAAACCTGGTGGAGTTTGCGGCGGCGAGTCTCATCCTCATCTCGATGATCCTTGGCACCATTGAGTTCGGTTGGGCCTTTTTTGTCAAAAACCAGATCGTGAATGCTGCGCGGGAGGGGGCGCGCTGGGCCGCTGTTCATGGGAATGGCTGCTATACCAACGCCTGGAACCAGACCTGTAGTCAGCCGGTGACGGCAAGCAGCATCCAGGCTCAGGTGCAGAGCTATGTGCAGTCGAAGGTTGTGATTCCAAATCCCAATTCGGTGCAAGTCACGGTGAGTGCGCCTGACGGTGACCCATTGGATCCGGGCAAACATGTCCAGGTGCAGGTACAGTATTCGTTCACGCCATTGGTCGGTTTTGCCATTCGTGTGCCGAGCATTCCGATGCAAGCGACCAGCACCATGATCGTCCACTACTGA
- a CDS encoding TadE/TadG family type IV pilus assembly protein, with translation MANRQAASQSRRWPGQSLVELAMALPFLLLLLAAAADVVGAFVVYIQLGNAAREGAHYGSLSAGNATNTAGIQQAVLNELQGNRLLGVTPTVTSSTGTETVNGTTFTYVQVTVQGTYQPLIKWPKLPFLPSAGPTGYPMQRVVKMRVIPS, from the coding sequence ATGGCAAACCGGCAAGCGGCATCACAATCACGACGGTGGCCGGGGCAGTCGCTGGTTGAGCTAGCGATGGCGCTCCCGTTCCTGCTGCTTCTGCTTGCCGCCGCTGCTGACGTTGTCGGGGCCTTCGTGGTTTACATCCAGCTTGGCAACGCGGCGCGGGAAGGGGCGCACTATGGCTCGCTCAGTGCGGGGAATGCTACCAATACCGCGGGGATTCAGCAAGCAGTACTGAATGAGTTGCAAGGCAACAGGTTGCTCGGTGTGACACCGACGGTCACGAGTAGCACGGGGACGGAGACGGTCAACGGCACGACCTTCACCTACGTGCAGGTGACGGTCCAAGGAACCTATCAGCCGTTGATCAAGTGGCCCAAGTTGCCGTTTTTGCCTTCGGCTGGCCCGACTGGTTACCCCATGCAACGTGTTGTCAAGATGCGGGTTATACCGTCATGA
- a CDS encoding aminopeptidase, with amino-acid sequence MADPLFEQFARVLVEYALEVQPGQLVVVTTTPSAKPLLLAVHRQILARGAHPVVQIRLPELTEQFYRYASDEQLQYVAFDEQIPVEQADALLTILATTNTRALTSVDPQRMQRAQQARMALQETYLRRAAEGTLNWCITLFPTEAYAQDAEMSLEEYTAFLAHAAFLDTPDPVAAWQAQSQEQQRLIDWLRDKREVHIRGQDTDLRLSIAGRTFISADGHKNFPDGEIFTSPVEHTVEGTIRFSFPALVGGREVEDIRLWFEGGRVVRATAAKNEHYLHRMLETDEGARVVGEFAFGLNRAIDRFTKQILFDEKIGGTVHLALGAGYPETGSQNRSAIHWDMICDLRQGGEVWIDGQLFLKDGQIVV; translated from the coding sequence ATGGCCGATCCGTTGTTCGAGCAGTTTGCGCGCGTCCTTGTCGAGTACGCGCTGGAAGTCCAGCCGGGCCAACTCGTCGTTGTCACAACCACGCCCAGCGCCAAACCACTGCTCCTGGCCGTGCATCGCCAGATCCTCGCCCGCGGCGCGCATCCCGTGGTGCAAATTCGCTTGCCTGAGCTCACCGAGCAGTTCTACCGCTACGCGAGCGACGAGCAGCTGCAGTATGTCGCGTTCGACGAACAGATCCCGGTCGAACAGGCTGACGCGCTCCTCACCATTTTGGCCACCACCAACACCCGTGCGTTGACGAGTGTTGATCCCCAGCGGATGCAGCGGGCCCAGCAGGCGCGCATGGCGCTGCAGGAGACCTACCTGCGCCGCGCGGCGGAGGGAACACTCAACTGGTGCATCACCCTGTTCCCAACCGAGGCCTACGCCCAAGACGCTGAGATGTCGCTTGAGGAATACACCGCGTTCCTTGCCCACGCTGCCTTCCTCGATACCCCTGACCCAGTCGCTGCCTGGCAGGCCCAGAGCCAGGAACAGCAACGGCTGATCGACTGGCTTCGTGACAAGCGGGAAGTGCACATTCGGGGGCAGGACACCGACCTTCGCCTCTCGATTGCCGGCCGCACGTTCATCAGTGCAGATGGGCATAAGAACTTCCCCGACGGCGAAATTTTCACTAGCCCCGTTGAGCACACGGTCGAAGGCACCATTCGCTTCAGCTTTCCCGCGCTCGTTGGGGGTCGCGAGGTCGAAGACATTCGGCTCTGGTTCGAAGGCGGACGTGTTGTCCGCGCCACGGCTGCCAAAAACGAGCACTATCTGCACCGGATGCTCGAGACCGACGAGGGAGCGCGGGTTGTCGGTGAGTTCGCGTTTGGGCTCAACCGCGCCATCGACCGCTTTACCAAGCAGATCTTGTTTGATGAGAAAATCGGCGGCACCGTGCACCTTGCGCTCGGGGCCGGCTACCCCGAGACCGGCTCGCAGAATCGCAGCGCCATCCACTGGGATATGATCTGCGACCTCCGCCAGGGTGGCGAGGTTTGGATCGACGGCCAGCTCTTTCTGAAAGACGGGCAGATCGTCGTCTAA
- a CDS encoding anti-sigma factor, with the protein MPPGEHVSDLVAGYVLGALEPDELERVERHLAVCPDCRRAVEEARGVVSLLPYAVDPVPVPKRARQTLFAQLTERRGVLASVTALFAGPVRWAAASAAALLALVLVWASARQTAPVATPTTIPTPSQRAVIELVSHGTGFVTQLTGTGASPGIRGGVILDPSSNAALIMMQNVPRPPTGQVYVVWLVRNGQYRNAGILPVDSLGNAELYLTPQETLSTFDGIAITLESASLAASPSGQQIAFATITHAGR; encoded by the coding sequence ATGCCACCCGGCGAGCATGTCAGCGACCTCGTCGCCGGGTATGTGCTTGGCGCTCTCGAGCCCGACGAGCTCGAACGTGTCGAGCGACACCTGGCGGTCTGTCCTGATTGTCGCCGCGCGGTCGAGGAGGCCCGCGGTGTCGTTTCCTTGTTGCCGTACGCGGTCGACCCCGTCCCCGTGCCGAAGCGGGCACGCCAAACGCTCTTTGCCCAGCTAACCGAGCGTCGGGGAGTTCTCGCGAGTGTCACCGCGCTCTTCGCTGGGCCGGTGCGCTGGGCTGCGGCGTCCGCGGCTGCCTTGCTGGCCCTTGTCCTGGTCTGGGCTAGTGCGCGCCAGACGGCCCCTGTGGCAACGCCAACGACGATCCCGACACCGTCGCAACGCGCCGTGATCGAACTCGTCAGCCACGGGACAGGGTTTGTCACCCAGCTAACTGGTACCGGTGCATCACCCGGCATTCGCGGCGGCGTAATCCTCGATCCGTCGAGCAACGCGGCGCTGATCATGATGCAGAACGTGCCCCGGCCACCAACGGGTCAGGTCTACGTCGTTTGGCTGGTGCGGAACGGGCAGTATCGTAACGCCGGGATCCTGCCCGTCGATAGCCTCGGCAACGCTGAGCTCTACTTGACACCGCAGGAGACACTCTCGACGTTTGACGGTATCGCCATTACTCTCGAGTCGGCGTCGCTGGCGGCCAGTCCGAGCGGACAACAAATCGCGTTTGCCACCATTACGCACGCCGGGCGATAG
- a CDS encoding sigma-70 family RNA polymerase sigma factor, whose protein sequence is MAVSQPYRRFLQTGLLRQLTAARVAPSPQALAQCDDVTLVAAVRQGDVQALEVLYNRYARPTFAFALRIVGDPLEAEELLQEAFLRVWQQADRFEHVRGSFPTWLLSITHNLAIDALRRKRRRPQRADLVDVTEILGGEADETVDLEEAASVAELRQRIQAALCALPEPQRQAIELAYFAGLSQREIAEALGEPLGTIKTRLRLGLQKLQEALRGVVPEEE, encoded by the coding sequence ATGGCCGTCAGTCAGCCGTACCGGCGGTTCCTCCAAACAGGCTTGTTGCGGCAGCTCACCGCGGCGCGCGTTGCCCCATCCCCCCAGGCGTTGGCGCAGTGCGACGATGTGACCCTGGTCGCGGCGGTTCGCCAAGGGGACGTGCAGGCGCTGGAAGTGCTCTACAACCGCTATGCCCGACCGACGTTCGCGTTTGCCTTGCGGATCGTCGGCGACCCGCTTGAAGCGGAGGAGCTGCTGCAGGAAGCATTCCTGCGCGTCTGGCAGCAAGCCGACCGCTTTGAGCATGTGCGGGGGAGTTTCCCAACCTGGCTGCTCAGCATCACGCACAATCTCGCTATTGATGCCCTGCGACGCAAGCGCCGACGTCCGCAACGTGCCGATCTCGTTGATGTGACGGAGATCCTGGGCGGCGAGGCTGATGAGACGGTCGATCTAGAGGAAGCAGCGTCGGTCGCGGAGTTGCGCCAGCGGATTCAAGCAGCGTTGTGTGCGCTGCCAGAGCCGCAGCGCCAGGCGATCGAGCTGGCCTACTTTGCTGGACTCTCCCAGCGGGAAATTGCCGAGGCCCTTGGCGAACCGCTCGGGACGATCAAAACACGGCTGCGGCTTGGACTGCAGAAGCTGCAGGAGGCGCTGCGTGGTGTGGTGCCTGAGGAGGAGTGA
- a CDS encoding sigma-70 family RNA polymerase sigma factor yields the protein MTEREIQELLELDQLVEETDLEELDEIEESADLIDQAANDAVYRYFREVGGHRLLTHAEEIEYSRAVRAGLEARKRIEAGEDTPELRELVRKGQEAREKLIRHNLRLVVSIAKRYRSSELPLIDLIQEGNIGLMTAVERYDPELGYRFSTYATFWIRQAIGRAVANLSRTIRVPVHMHDLIAKIRRAEAQIEQQKGRPATNEELAEMLGIDVSRIEQARSSIPRTSSLDRPIGEDGESTIGDLLPDPRSEEVVDEALTNAIREQIRRSLEQLTERERGVLILRFGLNGEQPRTLAEIAEHFKISRERVRQIEKEALAKLRNSDLKLLASAA from the coding sequence ATGACAGAGCGCGAGATTCAGGAACTGCTGGAGCTCGATCAGCTCGTAGAAGAGACCGACCTCGAGGAACTCGATGAAATCGAGGAATCAGCTGACCTGATCGATCAGGCAGCGAATGATGCGGTCTATCGCTACTTCCGCGAGGTCGGCGGGCATCGCCTCCTGACGCATGCTGAGGAGATCGAGTACTCGCGTGCGGTGCGCGCGGGGCTCGAAGCGCGCAAGCGCATCGAAGCGGGCGAGGATACGCCGGAGCTTCGCGAGCTAGTGCGCAAGGGCCAGGAGGCGCGGGAGAAGCTGATCCGCCACAACCTGCGCCTCGTCGTCTCAATCGCCAAGCGGTATCGCTCGAGCGAGTTGCCCCTGATCGATCTGATCCAGGAGGGCAACATCGGGCTGATGACCGCGGTTGAGCGCTACGATCCAGAGCTCGGCTACCGCTTCAGCACGTATGCGACGTTCTGGATTCGCCAGGCGATCGGCCGGGCGGTGGCGAACCTGAGCCGCACGATCCGCGTGCCCGTGCACATGCACGACCTGATCGCCAAGATCCGGCGTGCGGAAGCGCAGATCGAGCAGCAGAAGGGCCGGCCAGCGACCAACGAGGAGCTGGCGGAGATGCTGGGCATTGACGTGAGCCGCATTGAGCAGGCGCGCAGCTCGATCCCGCGGACTTCGTCGCTCGATCGCCCGATTGGCGAAGATGGCGAGAGCACAATCGGCGACTTGCTACCTGACCCGCGGAGCGAGGAAGTCGTCGACGAAGCGCTGACGAACGCGATCCGCGAGCAGATCCGCCGCAGCCTTGAACAGCTCACCGAGCGCGAGCGCGGTGTGCTGATCCTGCGCTTCGGGCTCAATGGCGAGCAGCCGCGGACGCTGGCGGAAATCGCCGAGCACTTCAAGATCAGCCGCGAACGCGTGCGTCAGATCGAGAAGGAAGCGCTGGCCAAGCTCCGCAACTCTGACTTGAAGCTGCTGGCAAGCGCTGCCTAA
- a CDS encoding HoxN/HupN/NixA family nickel/cobalt transporter: MQGVTRGLDRGERWRLAGFYSIIALMHLLGWGMLLSVAAAHPSILGLGGLAYSFGLRHAFDADHIAAIDNTTRKLLQQRQRPVGVGFFFSLGHSTVVFLIALALGFAVRSIVQGVVSENGELRSLGGLIGTTVSGGFLVLIGLLNLIILLDIVQVYRRMRRGEHDHASLEAQLTTGGVLTRLFSRLFALISRSWQMYPIGFLFGLGFDTASEVALLAISAGAASQGLPFAAVVSLPIIFAAGMTLMDTTDGVFMAKAYSWAFSNPVRKLFYNLTMTGISVFVALFIGVIELLQILIRLLGLEGGVWDTISNLDLGAFGFIIVGAFVVAWAIAFAFYKLRHVEERWGALLEQPRS; this comes from the coding sequence ATGCAGGGAGTGACGCGGGGACTCGACCGCGGCGAGCGGTGGCGGCTTGCTGGGTTCTACAGCATCATTGCACTCATGCACCTTCTGGGATGGGGCATGCTCCTCAGTGTCGCAGCAGCGCATCCCTCGATTCTTGGGCTTGGCGGACTGGCCTACAGCTTTGGCCTGCGCCATGCCTTTGATGCCGATCACATCGCGGCGATCGACAACACAACGCGCAAGCTGCTGCAGCAGCGGCAGCGGCCCGTTGGCGTTGGCTTCTTCTTCTCGCTTGGCCATTCGACCGTCGTGTTTCTGATTGCGCTCGCCCTCGGCTTTGCCGTGCGGTCGATTGTCCAGGGCGTCGTCTCGGAAAACGGCGAATTGCGCAGCCTCGGCGGGCTCATCGGGACGACGGTCTCGGGTGGTTTCCTCGTCCTGATTGGCCTGCTCAACCTGATCATTCTGTTAGACATTGTCCAGGTTTACCGCCGCATGCGGCGCGGCGAGCATGATCACGCCTCCCTCGAGGCGCAGCTCACAACCGGCGGTGTCCTGACGCGTCTCTTCAGCCGGTTGTTCGCCTTGATTAGTCGCAGCTGGCAGATGTACCCGATCGGGTTTCTCTTTGGCCTGGGGTTTGATACCGCATCAGAAGTGGCGTTGCTTGCCATTTCGGCTGGGGCGGCCAGCCAAGGTCTCCCGTTTGCCGCCGTCGTCTCGCTGCCGATCATCTTCGCCGCTGGCATGACCCTGATGGATACCACCGATGGCGTGTTCATGGCCAAGGCCTATTCCTGGGCGTTCTCCAACCCGGTGCGCAAGCTGTTCTACAACTTGACGATGACCGGCATTTCGGTCTTCGTTGCTCTGTTCATCGGTGTCATTGAGTTGCTCCAGATCCTGATCCGCTTGCTTGGCCTCGAAGGGGGTGTGTGGGACACGATCAGCAACCTTGACCTTGGCGCCTTTGGCTTCATCATCGTCGGGGCATTTGTGGTCGCGTGGGCGATCGCCTTTGCCTTCTACAAGCTGCGCCACGTTGAAGAGCGCTGGGGTGCACTCCTGGAGCAGCCGCGGAGCTAG
- a CDS encoding Fur family transcriptional regulator: protein MADNEGNQLTQLVIAALRGAGQRVTRQRLLILEALARLGGHRTADEVYAVVHPQDPTIHRSTVYRTLEFGVRLGLVTATNWENKRVFEFVHARGHHHLHCLQCGRIIELDDALLKPLRDALAEQYGFQAQLDHLVITGRCRICQAAHAAHPSTETLREQPTRAAQES from the coding sequence ATGGCTGACAACGAGGGAAATCAATTGACGCAGCTGGTCATTGCAGCATTACGTGGGGCGGGGCAACGGGTGACGCGTCAGCGGCTCCTGATCCTCGAAGCCCTGGCGCGCCTCGGTGGGCATCGCACGGCCGACGAGGTCTACGCTGTGGTGCACCCGCAAGACCCGACAATTCACCGCTCGACCGTCTATCGCACCCTCGAATTTGGCGTCCGGCTCGGTTTAGTGACGGCAACGAACTGGGAGAACAAGCGAGTCTTCGAGTTCGTGCACGCACGCGGCCACCACCACCTTCACTGCCTCCAGTGTGGCCGGATCATCGAACTCGATGATGCGCTCCTCAAGCCGCTCCGTGATGCGCTGGCTGAGCAGTACGGCTTCCAGGCCCAGCTCGACCATCTCGTCATTACGGGCAGGTGCCGAATATGTCAAGCTGCCCACGCAGCGCATCCCTCAACCGAAACGCTGCGTGAGCAGCCCACACGCGCTGCGCAGGAGTCATAG
- a CDS encoding pyridoxal phosphate-dependent aminotransferase, whose translation METREKPSDAMLAARMAQLGTESAFEVLARAKALEAQGRDVIHLEIGEPDFTTPAHIIEAAVTALHQGDTHYTPAPGLPELRAAIAAEVSRTRGIAVDADQVVVTPGGKPILFFTILALAEPGVEVLYPDPGFPIYESVIRFAGATPVPLPLREAQGFAFDPDELRQLITPRTRLVILNSPHNPTGAVLGPDLLGVLADLAQRFAFYVLSDEIYSRILYDGHFHSIASLPGMAERTIILDGFSKTYAMTGWRLGYGVFPKPLAEPITRLAINCHSCVPGFTQRAGLAALQGPQEPVAQMVAEFRRRRDAVVAGLNQIPGIRCALPAGAFYVFPNIQGITQDTAAFARALLDEAGVAVLPGTAFGQAGDGYLRLSYANSLENLQAALERIAAFVERFAATS comes from the coding sequence ATGGAAACACGCGAGAAGCCATCGGACGCCATGCTGGCTGCGCGCATGGCACAGCTGGGCACGGAAAGCGCGTTTGAAGTCCTGGCGCGGGCGAAGGCGCTCGAAGCACAGGGGCGAGACGTCATCCACCTGGAGATTGGCGAGCCCGACTTTACGACGCCCGCGCACATCATTGAGGCAGCCGTCACGGCCCTTCACCAGGGCGACACGCACTACACTCCGGCCCCGGGGCTCCCCGAACTGCGGGCAGCCATCGCGGCCGAGGTCAGTCGCACCCGCGGCATTGCCGTTGACGCCGATCAGGTCGTCGTCACCCCTGGCGGCAAGCCGATCCTGTTCTTCACGATCCTGGCGCTCGCTGAGCCTGGCGTTGAAGTGCTCTATCCCGACCCTGGCTTTCCGATCTATGAGTCGGTGATCCGCTTTGCTGGGGCAACGCCCGTGCCGTTGCCGCTGCGCGAAGCCCAGGGATTCGCCTTTGATCCCGACGAACTGCGCCAGCTAATCACGCCACGGACGCGTTTGGTCATCCTCAATTCGCCGCATAACCCGACTGGGGCAGTTCTCGGCCCCGACCTCCTCGGCGTGCTCGCCGATCTTGCGCAGCGCTTCGCGTTCTACGTGCTCTCCGACGAGATTTACTCGCGCATCCTGTATGATGGGCACTTCCACAGCATCGCGAGCCTCCCCGGAATGGCCGAGCGCACGATCATTCTCGATGGCTTTTCCAAGACCTACGCGATGACCGGCTGGCGACTCGGCTACGGGGTCTTCCCGAAACCGCTCGCCGAGCCGATCACCCGTTTGGCCATCAACTGCCATTCGTGCGTGCCCGGCTTCACACAGCGTGCTGGCCTCGCGGCCTTGCAGGGGCCGCAGGAGCCGGTAGCGCAGATGGTCGCCGAGTTCCGCCGGCGGCGCGATGCCGTTGTCGCGGGACTTAACCAGATTCCAGGAATTCGCTGTGCTCTGCCGGCTGGTGCATTCTATGTCTTCCCCAATATTCAAGGCATCACGCAGGATACGGCTGCGTTTGCCCGTGCCCTGCTTGACGAGGCTGGGGTTGCTGTGCTCCCCGGCACCGCGTTCGGGCAGGCCGGCGATGGCTACCTCCGCCTGTCCTACGCCAATTCGTTGGAAAACTTGCAGGCAGCGCTTGAGCGCATTGCGGCATTTGTCGAGCGTTTTGCTGCAACATCGTGA
- a CDS encoding flavin monoamine oxidase family protein produces MCHTVTEQTTVLVLGAGAAGLAAARRLQAEGVPVIVLEARERPGGRMWSSGPEIAPYPVELGAEFIHGDHVVTWQWLTTCGLHALTDPSQYRRYWADGARLIHAHALSTPTGESLFGVLGDAAEAWLARHGTDTTFAEALREWARNHGLGEDQERWRLWATLCAISWSGDLDEVGVAGELEATYEGDGWRNFRVREGYGQLAHCMAAGLDIRYDTPVQAVHWEPAGVVVETARGIFHAQAAVVALPLGVLQRGSVRFDPPLPAALQEAIDRLHPGRALKVVVRLREQVLADEIGCVFTAEPRGIWERPGLGFGSLDTVLSFLTGGQDAARLAAAGDGAVDLALAALERPLGRRLVPLVEAAWVIDWINDPWCFGGYSFEPPGTAGLRSRFSQPVGDVLFFAGEATNVIRPATVHGAIESGEAAAARLLAALHRPVG; encoded by the coding sequence ATGTGTCATACCGTAACCGAGCAAACGACGGTGCTGGTTCTTGGCGCGGGGGCAGCTGGCCTCGCCGCAGCGCGCCGTCTTCAGGCCGAAGGTGTTCCGGTCATCGTGCTTGAAGCGCGGGAGCGACCGGGCGGCCGGATGTGGTCCTCCGGGCCAGAGATCGCCCCCTACCCGGTTGAACTTGGTGCCGAGTTTATCCATGGGGATCATGTTGTCACGTGGCAGTGGCTCACCACTTGCGGGCTTCACGCGCTGACCGATCCAAGCCAGTACCGGCGATACTGGGCGGATGGCGCCCGGCTGATCCACGCACACGCGTTGTCGACGCCAACTGGCGAAAGCCTGTTTGGCGTTCTGGGGGATGCCGCTGAAGCATGGCTGGCACGCCACGGCACCGACACGACGTTCGCCGAAGCGCTCCGTGAGTGGGCGCGAAACCACGGCCTGGGGGAGGATCAGGAGCGCTGGCGCTTATGGGCCACGCTCTGCGCGATCAGCTGGTCGGGTGATCTCGACGAGGTAGGGGTTGCCGGGGAACTTGAGGCGACCTACGAGGGCGACGGCTGGCGCAACTTCCGTGTCCGTGAAGGCTACGGCCAACTCGCGCACTGCATGGCCGCTGGCCTTGACATTCGCTACGATACCCCTGTCCAGGCGGTCCACTGGGAACCGGCTGGTGTCGTCGTCGAAACAGCACGCGGGATATTTCATGCCCAGGCCGCGGTTGTCGCGCTGCCGCTCGGCGTGCTGCAACGTGGCAGCGTGCGATTCGACCCGCCGTTGCCCGCAGCGCTGCAGGAAGCCATCGACCGGCTTCATCCTGGCCGCGCGCTCAAGGTCGTTGTGCGGCTCCGCGAGCAGGTGCTGGCTGACGAGATTGGCTGCGTCTTTACGGCTGAGCCGCGGGGCATCTGGGAACGGCCAGGCCTCGGCTTTGGCTCGCTCGACACCGTGCTGAGCTTCTTGACCGGCGGGCAAGACGCCGCGCGGCTTGCTGCAGCTGGAGACGGCGCGGTCGACCTTGCCCTTGCGGCACTCGAGCGACCGCTCGGCCGCCGGCTGGTGCCGCTGGTCGAGGCGGCCTGGGTCATCGACTGGATCAACGACCCCTGGTGTTTTGGCGGCTATTCCTTTGAGCCGCCGGGCACCGCTGGGCTCCGCAGTCGCTTCAGCCAGCCAGTCGGTGACGTACTGTTCTTCGCCGGGGAGGCAACCAACGTCATTCGCCCGGCGACGGTTCACGGCGCGATCGAGAGCGGCGAGGCGGCCGCGGCCCGGCTGCTCGCTGCCCTCCATCGTCCCGTGGGCTAG
- a CDS encoding TIGR01458 family HAD-type hydrolase — MAQIAGLLVDIDGVLHIDGEPIPGAPEAFHALVQAGIPLVLLSNTTLRSRRELGTLLRGLGFPVNDEQIVTAARVAAEFVRTRYPGQPCYVLVEGSGIEEFADLPQTDGPEARVVVIGGAGECFTYARLNHAFRLLLNGAAFVAMHKGLSWQRRDGLSLDAGAFILGLEAATGVTAHVVGKPSLDFFRIGLAQLGLPASKAVAMVGDRLQDDILPAQALGLTGILVQTGAYRPHTVSSEQPDVVLPSFAALPAWLRTGTA, encoded by the coding sequence ATGGCGCAGATAGCTGGACTCCTGGTTGACATTGACGGCGTGCTGCACATTGACGGCGAGCCGATCCCTGGCGCACCCGAGGCGTTTCACGCGCTCGTGCAGGCCGGCATCCCGCTGGTGCTGTTGAGTAATACTACCCTGCGCTCGCGCCGCGAACTCGGCACTCTGCTGCGTGGCCTGGGCTTCCCAGTCAACGATGAGCAGATCGTTACCGCCGCCCGCGTTGCTGCTGAGTTTGTCCGCACTCGCTATCCAGGCCAGCCGTGCTACGTGCTCGTCGAAGGGAGCGGCATCGAGGAATTTGCCGATCTTCCGCAGACGGACGGCCCGGAGGCGCGTGTGGTCGTGATTGGCGGTGCGGGCGAGTGCTTCACCTATGCTCGCCTCAACCATGCGTTCCGCCTCTTGCTCAACGGCGCAGCGTTTGTGGCGATGCATAAAGGGTTGTCGTGGCAGCGCCGCGATGGGCTCAGCTTAGATGCCGGTGCCTTTATCCTCGGGCTTGAGGCCGCAACTGGCGTGACTGCGCACGTCGTCGGCAAGCCGTCACTGGATTTCTTCCGCATCGGCCTTGCCCAGCTTGGGCTGCCGGCCTCCAAAGCCGTCGCGATGGTCGGCGATCGGCTGCAGGATGACATCCTGCCGGCCCAGGCTCTCGGGCTGACGGGGATCCTCGTGCAGACCGGTGCGTACCGTCCACACACTGTTTCCTCGGAACAGCCTGATGTCGTCCTGCCCTCGTTCGCGGCGCTGCCGGCGTGGTTACGAACCGGCACAGCCTAG
- a CDS encoding arsenate reductase ArsC, with protein sequence MRVLFLCTQNAARSQMAEALCGWLTDGQVEAHSAGTRPTRPHPMAIRVLGELGIDWNQAQAKSLDRYQGQTFDWVITLCDDAAEACPVFPGAVERAHWPFPDPSAVVGSEEQQLATFRFVRDALREQLSDWLDTVAPGLRVRE encoded by the coding sequence ATGCGCGTACTGTTCCTGTGTACCCAGAATGCAGCGCGTTCGCAAATGGCCGAGGCACTTTGCGGCTGGCTGACCGATGGCCAGGTTGAAGCACATTCGGCTGGTACCCGACCAACGCGGCCGCATCCCATGGCAATCCGCGTGTTAGGCGAACTCGGCATCGATTGGAACCAGGCGCAAGCGAAGTCGCTTGACCGGTACCAGGGGCAAACATTTGACTGGGTGATCACGCTCTGCGACGATGCGGCAGAGGCCTGCCCGGTCTTCCCGGGTGCAGTCGAACGGGCCCACTGGCCATTTCCTGATCCGAGCGCTGTGGTCGGGAGCGAAGAGCAGCAACTGGCCACCTTTCGCTTTGTCCGCGATGCCTTGCGAGAGCAACTCAGCGACTGGCTCGATACCGTGGCTCCCGGGTTACGTGTCCGCGAGTAG